GAAACCCTTGAAAGAAACCAAATTTCTTTGTTCTCTTTTTGATTTGCTTTGTCAAGGGTGTTTATGGCTATCATCTTTAGTCATGGCCTTATACCAACTGTCTTTGGCGCATTTCTGATGACAGCCTTTGCAGATGGCAGGACTGACGGTTCATTGGTGCCTGTGATTATTCCCAACCGGTGTGAGGAGAAGAGGTGGAGATGGGGAATGTTGCTCGATGTTTTTGTCCTGAAAGTCTTGCTCCAACTCAAAAGAAAGGGGGTTTGGGGGTGGAGGGGGGGAGGGGGGCAATATTTGCCAGTACGAACTCTTTGTCGTGGTTTTTGGTGGTTGGGGTTTTGTATATAAACTTGCTTTCGCTACGATTACGATTGTGTTTATAACATGGCAGTAGTTTCTTTCTTAGAAATAATTGGTGTAGAAGTGGAAGCGAGAGACCATACCACGACTCGTGCAAATGTTTATCTGCCGACCAGCCATTCGTCCATACAAACCGGATTGGCAACTGTATCTTGGATGGTTTTGGGAGGAATTGGTGGAGAAAATCATCAAGTGATAATCAGTGCTGTTGAGTAGTACTTCTACTATCAAATCCGGTTCTGTTATCCAAGCCAATTTCAGGTTTTTCAATTTATTAGTTGAGAACAGTTTTAGAACCCAATAATCGAAAGGAAAATTGGCAACCGAAAAATAATTGCTCAGTCGGTTTTTCTGGTTAATCAGACCGAGGTTTGACACTCATTTTCTTCCTGATACTCGTAAGCAGTTAGCGCTTGTTTGGCCGGAAGGAGTTTGCGCTTCGTGAAACAAATTAAGATGAGCTCCACCAGGAAAAAGGTCCTAGatttcaagtttacaatatACTATATTAGTATTTATTTCACAATTTCTGGGTTAGATGTACTTATAATTGGAGTGTATTGCCGCAATAATATCTTCTTcgtcaaaaatattttcaaacgcAGATTCAAAATTTATTTCCTTATTAATCTACTTGTTATCATGTATGTGGGCTTCAAATATGAGAATCTAATCACGTTTAAACTTTGCCtgtcatcttctttcttttttaagcGGTACAACCCCCATTAAAATGTTAACAACTACTCCTAGGAATTTAATTGCTAATGCATATTAGAtgaattcataattatttttaatagttgaaaatttattaCTTGTCTACAGCCTCCAAAGTGAATAAAAGTTCTTCTCTATTACTTTGAGGAAATTCTTAACatatttggaaacttcttcagTAGTCATaataagttttaaaaaaaaaaaaaattctttccaTGTGTATGATGAAATGCcatatacataaaatgaaaatcttTGGAGATCTGGTGCATTAATTCATCAAGTATTTTTCTAACAGGTGCCGATTTCGTTAACACACATAAAATTCGTCTAACAATATTCTAATAATTATTACCCTCCTTTGTATCTGTATACTTTTCTGGGTCAATCTTACCTACCCTCCATTGCATTTATTTAACGTTcctaattaatcttacatttTCAAGAATATATCATAATGAATGCCCAACGGGCACCGCTAGACAGACCCACTCATGAAATTTCACTCTTAGAATGCACAATAATAACTCTTCCAAATGTCGACTATTAACTAACGCTGATGTTAAATTATCATCATTATCTTAAAACACTTGCTAGTGTGTCAAACTGTCTAAATTTTCCCAAACTTTTTGAAATATATGAAGTCAATAGCTCATCATTTATGCTTATTGCATGCAACAACAAATATAAGAATGCGAATCATAGTCTTAAATGCTTAACTATTTTAAAGTTAACTTATAAATGCATGCACAAGAATAGTACTTTGAGTAACTAACCATGTAGAAGTTGCTCTAATTAATATAAGAATAAGAATAGAAATCTCAAATACATAACCATGTCAAAAATACTCAATATATGAACGCGAGTCATGAATTTGAGTAAATAGTCGTAAGAAACTTACCTTAGTATATATAAAACGTGAATCGTAATCTCAAAACATTATTGACATTAACAAATATCAAAGAATAAAAATacatcatgacaaaataataatatgatTTCCCTAAGTCCACAACACTTGCTATAAACAGTAACCGCCTATAAAAAGTACCGTCGCTCTAGTAAAATACACACGACCACCATATAGCATTTCCGTCAACTTCCTAATGGCGACACCCAATGATGCAAATGAATCGAAGCAAGTTCCCAGCTCCATGTCTGGTCCAGATCCAGGGCTCGCAGAAGAGTTGAAGAATGAGACCATCTTCATGGAGACCACGCTTGAGAAGCAAAACGACATTAGTGTTGAAGAACAACTTGCTTATGCTATTGCTAATGGAATAGACATCGACTGGTTCCTAACTAACAtggcaaaagaagaagaagaaaggaacaaAGAGTTTAAGCAGACCGTCGCCAGCAGCTCCGAGGGGAAAAATGTGAGCCAATTATTGCCACGCAAAGTGGAAAGCAAACCTTCTGAAGATAATGGCCAGCAAATTCATGATCGCTCCATGTAGAACACAAAAAAATTCCTGCCTGAGGTCGCAATGCTGCAATAAATATGTTGTAATAAGAGATTTCATTAGTTGAATGTGCAATAATATATTGTCGTCAGTTTAATTTTGGAGACAAAAATTACGTGTTAGATATGATTCAGCGTTATTATATGTCCTAGACACGCTTCTAGAAACCCCCAAACTCTTTTTACGTTTTATGTGTAAAATAACAATTTCAGTCTTTTGCATTTAACGATTTTGCGCTTGAAGATGTATTTGCCCAAGCATTAATCAAATAGCACTATATATTGTTTCCTCGATAACTTCGTTTAGGCCAAGAAACTTAAAAATGGGATTCTTTATTGGACCATTATAGAAATTACGGGATGGTAAAAATGAAATCTTGTAGATGTTAAAAATTGCAAAATATAGCCctttctttgatttttgcttTCACAGATTTTTCAGCTCATAGCCTATTAGAATAATGACCAATTGGAATAAAGAGCAGTTTGGTTGACATATTGAAAGACCCGGTTTATCAAGGACGTTAATTGCgagactttctttttttttttttagcaatttAGTACAcctaaattaaattaatttatcATGTGAATGGATATATTCACTTTTATTGCATCTCCTAAATTTAGACACTTTTTTTTAGATTAACTACACtcttgcaaaaaaaataaatactctTAACCAAACCCttcttttttaatcttttcttcGATTTGGAGAAGTATCCTCTCTACCTTTAACAAAAACGATGGTTGAAAAAGGTGTTTTATGAATAataagaaagtttttttttccctaaattaTCGTATCCAATCGTGCCCAATTGGCTGGCCTTTGTGGGCATATTTTCCATTTTAGAGGACCCTAATTTAGACCATAACCTATATTAGGTACGTAATCTTCGTTAATTATTAGTAATTATTGCACTATATATTTTGTTCTGAGCAGCCATTTCACTTATGGAAGGTaagtaattttttaatataCATGAACTTGACCTTCGTCAACAAGTTCTcagtatatcaagttcaataCAAAGAATAAAGACTTACAGGGTATACAACGATTACAATTAATTAATTCATTGCGTGAAACCGTATAAAGGAAGTTTATGAAATTGGTAAACAAGTATTAGATAAGTTCAAATTCCCAAATTGCCATACCATACTCTTCCCCCTCGTTGGTACATAGGAATGGTTTGGAAAGGAAAGATCTTTTCAACTTGTTCAATTCATTCCAACATTTGGTATCGTTCATTTATTAAGTGGAAAACCCCTTTCCCACACAATGTTCATTCCAACTTTTTTCTAGAATCCCATttctctataaaaaaaaaaaaaaaaaaaaaaaaggaaaagctctTTCCACCTTTATCCTAAATATCTAAATAATAGGGTGTCAAATTTATCCTTAAAAATTTTTACACTATGTTGTGATATCTTAGGCTAGTTGTGAGTTCAATTAATATTTGAATGTAAACTTTcataaatattaatttttcttgtattttaaataaaaattttcttttatactaGGAAACAAACGTTTTAATATACTTTATTCTTTGACTTTTTGAACAATTGTGCAAGAATTCTTTTTTGAATCTTatcgaaattgaaaataaattataattgtCCGACTTCATGTAATTTATATTCTATGCTGCTAATTATATTGCTagtaaatgaaaatgaaaaattttaactTAAAAATCTATTTATGAAAATGAATCAAGTATTACAATTGAAGAAATTTGATATCAatccttatttatttttgaagtaaaaatatcaaaattttacaTAAATAGACAAATACTGTTACAGAACAAGTAAAAAAAGTAATAAGACATATTACATAAAATAAAGTAATCCAGAGCAATTAAGTCAAATTTGTATTTAGTATATTCCATTATGACATTTACATATTAATTATACCAAATATTGTAAACTAAATAAACATTTCATTCTGACTTGTCTGTCAAACCCtggaataatattttttctcgCCATCCTGGGTGGAAACATATATTTTGGGTGGAAAAACCTTTCCATTTTGGGCACTTCTGCGTAACAAACAAGGAGTTGTAGTTTTGAACagaaaagaatcaaaatgaTGGCAGTTTAATACAAATCATTTCCCTAGCGGGCATTTGAATTCTTGAGAGTACGATTCTCGCAGAGTGAATCTATGTTAAATTAGAATAGACAGTGATAATAGGAAACCCCAATAATTTTTTACGAACCCAAAACCTCTCGTTTACGCTTTCTTAAACTTACCATCCGAATACACAAGATACATGCttacttttctctctctctctctctctctctctctctttctctctctagttTTGAAAAGACATATGATGCACACTTGTGCCTTGCTTGGATTGAAGGTTTTCGTTAGAAAATATTatcgtttttcgtgatcacatttccctatcacctttttccctcacatatatcaaatcgctacagtaatttttccatgaaaaatgacggaaaatgcaatccaaacacaaccttgaTGTTTTGCATGGACACAATGAAAACTAGTTCTGGCATGCCAAACATACGgggaaattttcaaatcttcCGCATGgaagttaaaaaataaaaaaaggaagaatttggaAAGGAAGTGAAGTCAACAAAAATCTTGTAAGGTACGATACAATGGTTTGAAAATCGGATCAAACTAGTTAGTTTTGTCGGTCGAATCAAGATGAATTGGCCATGTCTTTGATCCGATTCAATGATTAACTCAAAAATTCAATTGCATCAATCAAACTTAATCaagaattgatggtaaaaattGGAAGGCTCAATCAGTctttactaatttttttaattttctaaaacaaaTATTTCCgtcttatttgaattttttataataaaataaataaatgaatgattaaaattttgaactagAGTTAAATCGACCGAACCACAAATTAGAAGCTTTTTCAATTCACTCTTCGACCTAGATTTAAAAGCATTGGTAGGCTACAAGGTGACAGATAACGGAAATTATTATTGGATGACCACGTCAAATGATTCACATTTTCattctactctttttttttttgtgcataaTTACAAGGTTATTGTACAAAACTTTCCATTTTGTACACCCGTCCAACGTGGAAATGGAATATTATGATGAAAAATACTATAATTACGCTTCTCCTTGTCGTTTTGGTTCACCACTTGAGAttctcggtgacatgttttctatgccaacCCAATGCCACTTATAATATTGTGccaagtgtcttgttattatttacacttatgTTAAACCAAACTaagttgaattattagaaaattaaagtgtaaataataacaggacactTAGCGCAATACTATAGATGACATTGAATTGGCATAgaaaaacatgtcaccgaggattCCAAGTGTTTGTTCACCAGAATGGTAGTTACCGGAGCAACAAATGGTCAATTATATCCGTCTCAAAGACATGGGATGATTCATGATTGTACCGAAAAAAGGGGTATGGGATGATCACCTTTAAATCGACGTCCAACTACCAAGGCATATATTTCTTAGAAGGAGCAAAAATCACGTGCTCGAAGAATACCATGATGATAAACTCCAAAATGGTTTCTTCATTGATGGAAGGAATGGAATAATTGTGACTTAATACTATCATGGAGGCTTTGGATGCTCTCTATTTAGAGAGGGAATGAAAAGATTGCACATCATCTTTTCATCCAACGGAGGACAAGATGTTAGCAGCCaacatttatcatttgattCTAGCACCAAAACTATGTGGTGATCATAAAAGCAGCGGTGCCTCTTTTTGGTGTCATTTTAACTTGCAATTGCAATCAGGCTACATCGGCTGCCCTACATTTGTAAGGAAGGTCCATTCTCGacagaaaagaacaaaataaggTTGTGCGTGCCAATCTGGAACTTTTCCCAGGCCATACAAAGATACTGGTCCTTCACGACTGTCAAGTGTGGATGAGAGGAAGACTGAGTCAAAATACTTGTGACAGATGGGGAGAAGTTTCCTGTCTGAACCCGTCCGCTATTATTGGCTTTGACGATTGTAGATTCTAATACTAGTACACGACCCTTTTCTTTTGAGCCCGAAAAGTACTATTGCTATGGATTAGGGAACCATTTCTGGGATTCTGTCTGAATGGTAAGCTACTCATACATTATACTGAGGAGGAAAGGAAGAGGAGAGAAAATGTTGGAAGGCAAAGCTCAGATAAAGGAAACAGATATGCCAAGAAAGATGCAGATTCAAGCAATGACTTCTGCTTCTGAAGCTCTTGATATTTATGATGTTACTGATTGTACCTCCATAGCAGCCCACATCAAAAAGGTACGCTGATACTAATCTGCTACGCCATCCAATTTTCTGATGCAAAGAAATCTAATCAATCAGTACATTTTTGAACTGATGTAATATGTCTATGTGCTCATTTGACGAAGCTTGCGTGCATCTAAATGGGCTATCTGTTTCATATTGGCAGGAGTTTGACAAGATGTATGGGGGTGGATGGCAATGTGTGGTTGGCTCTAATTTTGGTTGCTTCTTTACTCATTCAAAAGGAACTTTTGCTTATTTTGCTTTAGAGACCCTCAATTTTCTTATCTTTAAGGGAGCTTCCTCTTAAATCTTGTTGTTGTATATGATAGAAAGAGAGGACTTTTCATCTAATGATATTGGAATATGAATATGCGTCGGCTGTGATAGCAAATGCTAATATGTTATTCAATGGCCCTGTCACCGGATGAACCAGAGGAAGTTCAAATTGATCCAAATGTAACTTTCCTTGCTGATGGGTGAAATTATCACTTGTTGACTATGGATATGGAGCACCGCGTCCAGGTGTTTCTCTTTTTAAAACCGCATGATACAGATTGAACCCAAATTTAATGTTTAGAATAGGTTCTCAACCATTCCAGCTGTGGCAATTTTAGTCTGAACCGTCATTGAATGCTATCCTTGGCTTTGTATCGTATGACAAACTAGTCAAAAACACCGAAGTGCGCCAGGCAATGCAAGCTGGTGATATTGGCTATTTGCTATCTCTAAGTTCTGGTTGAGGCTATTCCTTTGGGCCTGTAGCTACTTCAGCATACTATACGGTtaaaaatttcttcaactttagCTGTCTAAGGACTGGGAAAACCTAAATCTATAGTGCACGAGGAAATCAATTTTAGTTTACCTGTCGAAGGCTCTCAGAATATTGCAAATGCGAAACGCTTGCCCGAGAGTTTGGAAAGAAAAGGTTCATGTCAGAAAGTCAATTTTTCATGTACTCTTTTTAAGGGTAGGATGACACTTTCCGCAGATGTAGAGCAAGAGCAGTCTGCATCTGTATATCAAGCTTAACACTGCACAACAGAGTAATCTTTTAGGAATTACATACCAAAAAGTGCATTACCATTCAGCAATTAAAAACATGTTGTCATCATGAAATGGTTAGCGTTTTCCATCCTCAGCAGAAAGAATGGTCATCTACAAGATGCATTTTGCACTGAACTATGACTATAGCAACATAATGGTATATAATAATTCGAGAATTATCGAGGCCCTGGACAACATATTTTCCAGTCCTACCAGTTAGTGTAGTATTATGTACAGCAAAGAACTCGATTCCCTAACTCCGTTACTGAATTTTGTACAAAGTACTACATTACCATATCCATCAGCATATCATCAATGATTCCAGTCAAAATTTTCTGTTCTATGTCAATGACAACttgatcaatttcatccagAGTAAATCCATTCCTCCAACCGAAGTCCCAACCTCCATTCACCACTCCCTTGCACCACATATCTTTTTGGAGCACTGTAGAAAGAGCATCTACAACAATTGTCTTACCAGCAAGCTTGCAGTAGCTTCTCAAATACTGTATTCCATCAGAAATCTCATTGACTAAGTGATCAAGGGAGATGCAGATTTTTGACTTCTTAATGCATATATGTGGCAATGGATGACCTGCAACTCTAAATTGAAGGCTTTTCTGTTCCAGTAACTCTTTTGCACATTCAAGTAACAGTTTGGTGTCAGCTGTTCCATGGGAATGTAAGCCAGGTTTGTGTGACACTGCAGGTTGATATGCACGAGTCTCAAATAGCTCCTCAGCGTGACAAAGAAATGATGAACTATCCAGAAGTAGTTTTCTTGTGTTGTTATCCCTTTTACAGCTCTTCACCTCAGTTAGATTGCAATTGATGCTGCATTTAGC
The Coffea arabica cultivar ET-39 chromosome 6c, Coffea Arabica ET-39 HiFi, whole genome shotgun sequence genome window above contains:
- the LOC113692617 gene encoding dynein light chain 1, cytoplasmic-like; translated protein: MVSYSYIILRRKGRGEKMLEGKAQIKETDMPRKMQIQAMTSASEALDIYDVTDCTSIAAHIKKEFDKMYGGGWQCVVGSNFGCFFTHSKGTFAYFALETLNFLIFKGASS